TGCAGCCAGTAGAGCTAGGGTCAAACGACGCCGAGCTTCGTGACAAGGAGCAGCGTCTCATCGAGTGGCTCCGTGCGCGCGGATCCGTTCTCATCGGATTCAGCGGCGGTGTGGACTCGGCATATCTCGCATGCGTTGCGGTTGACGCACTCGGGAGCGAGCGGACGCTGGCCGTCATCGGACGAAGCGCTTCGTACCCGGCAGCACAGTGGGCGGCCGCGCGCGACGTGGCACGTCGATTTGGCGTCCCCATCCTCGAAGTCGACACCGACGAGCTGGCGGATCCACGCTACGCCGCGAATTCGACGAACCGATGCTACTTCTGCAAGAGCGAGCTCTGGTCACGGCTCGCGCCGATTGCGAGGGAGTACGCGCTCGCCTGCGTGATCGACGGCAGTAACGCCGACGATCTGGCCGACTACCGGCCGGGTTCGCGCGCCGCTGCGGAGTGGGCAGTCGCGTCGCCCCTTGCATCGTTAGGCTTCACGAAGAGCGACATTCGCGCGTTATCGCGACAACGAGGCATACCGACGTGGCGCCAACCGTCCGCGCCGTGTCTGTCGTCTCGCATCCCCTACGGTACGGCGGTGACTCGGGAGCGGCTCCGGCGTATCGAGTCGGCGGAGGCCGCGTTGCGGGCGCTCGGCATCGACGGCGACCTGCGGGTCCGGTTTCATGGTGAGCTGGCGCGAATCGAGCTCCCACCTAACGAGGTAGGTCATTGGCTCGTGCCGGAGGCGGCGGCGCGGATCCGCGACGCCGTTCTCGACGCGGGTTTCGCTCGCGTCACCGTCGACGTCCGTGGATTTCGGTCGGGATCGCTCAACGTTCTCGGTGGCATCGTTGCCGACGCGGAGCCTAACGATTCACGTGAAGCTCCGGCCGCGTGACGACGCGCTCGCACGAAGGACTCGAGAACGCGCTGCGTGAGCTTGGACTCCGCTGTCGCGTCGAAACATTCGACGGCCTCGCCGTTGCGATCCCTGAGATGGGTGAGCGAAGCTTCGAGCGCGACGACATCCGGCGGCGCGCCATCGAGCTTGCCCGGTCTCACGGATTCTCACATCTCGCCGTAGAGTTGCGCAACTCCGAGCACGCCGACCCGAATCGTGCGCCTTTTTCTGGCGATTAACTTCGCGCCCGAAGTCCGTCGAGCGATTGCCGAGGCGTCGGCGCCGCTTCGTGCCCTCGCGCCGGATCTCTCATGGATCAGGGAGCCGCA
The genomic region above belongs to Gemmatimonadaceae bacterium and contains:
- the larE gene encoding ATP-dependent sacrificial sulfur transferase LarE; the protein is MQPVELGSNDAELRDKEQRLIEWLRARGSVLIGFSGGVDSAYLACVAVDALGSERTLAVIGRSASYPAAQWAAARDVARRFGVPILEVDTDELADPRYAANSTNRCYFCKSELWSRLAPIAREYALACVIDGSNADDLADYRPGSRAAAEWAVASPLASLGFTKSDIRALSRQRGIPTWRQPSAPCLSSRIPYGTAVTRERLRRIESAEAALRALGIDGDLRVRFHGELARIELPPNEVGHWLVPEAAARIRDAVLDAGFARVTVDVRGFRSGSLNVLGGIVADAEPNDSREAPAA